From a region of the Theobroma cacao cultivar B97-61/B2 chromosome 8, Criollo_cocoa_genome_V2, whole genome shotgun sequence genome:
- the LOC18591225 gene encoding LOW QUALITY PROTEIN: polcalcin Phl p 7 (The sequence of the model RefSeq protein was modified relative to this genomic sequence to represent the inferred CDS: inserted 1 base in 1 codon), which yields MALKTRSYSVDGKREMTIDEFKRYLKKFDDDKDGRISRDELANAIRAAGGWFATRKSKHAIRSVDANGNGFIDDNEIXKPGGVCREALERENFVFLKC from the exons ATGGCCCTTAAAACTCGCAGCTACTCCGTCGATGGCAAGCGTGAAATGACGATCGATGAGTTCAAAAGATACTTGaagaaatttgatgatgataaaGATGGCAGGATAAGCAGAGACGAGCTTGCAAATGCTATACGAGCAGCGGGAGGATGGTTTGCTACGAGGAAGAGCAAGCATGCAATACGTTCCGTGGATGCCAATGGCAATGGCTTCATTGATGACAATGAGA AAAAACCTGGCGGAGTTTGCAGAGAAGCACTTGAACGTGAGAATTTTGTATTTCTGAAGTGTTAA